The window AAGCTTTGAATGCCCGGTGCCGTGCTCCCTGGTGGCGCGTGGCGTCGCCGCGATGCAGCTTACGGTGACGTTTCTGCCTCGGTTGAGAATGTCCGGGTTGCCCTCGGCGACGACTCCTGCACCCAGGGGCGAACCACGGGAGAGCGTGCGCCTGAAAAGGCGCACGCTCGTTCAGCGGGTCTAGTGTTTCAGATCGCGATGTCGCCGAGAGTCACGACCGTAGCTGTCGGAGTCCCGGATCGTGCCATCGGGCCGATGGATCACGACCTCGACGCGACGGCGGCGTGCCGCGCGGACGGCGATCGCGATCGCCTCGGTTTGCGTGCGGGGGCATTCGACAAGTCGCTTGCCGCGCGCCACGCGAGGGACAAAGGCGGAGCAGCCACCGGAGGGAACGACATGGATGTTGCGCTTGCGACGGCGGGTTGCCATGGGGCGATGGGAAGAAGGTGGTCACGCTCGAATCCGAGCGCACGATGCGCGAGGCGGGTCCGAGGTAGAGCGAGGGTGTGTCCTGAAGTACGCCGTGGCGCGTCCGTCACGACGTGAGGCAGGACTGGTGGCCATGGGAGGGATCATCCGGGGCGGAAATCGCACGCGACGGATGGTCGTCACCTCGCATGGCGAGGGTGCAGCATGGAGCTGGCGGTTCTTCTCCGGGCTACGGCGAGGTCAGCTTGAGGGGGCGCAGTCGTTCCGGCCCCTCGGTTCTGAGTCGATAGTTGGCCTTGCCGGGTGACAAGAGCGTGAGGATCTCTTGCCCCGATCGATCGAACGACACGGCGAGCTGGCCCTCGAACATGTCCACGATGTGTTCCCGCGTGACCAGGCGCAGCGCCACGCGT is drawn from Gemmatimonadota bacterium and contains these coding sequences:
- a CDS encoding DUF2188 domain-containing protein, translated to MATRRRKRNIHVVPSGGCSAFVPRVARGKRLVECPRTQTEAIAIAVRAARRRRVEVVIHRPDGTIRDSDSYGRDSRRHRDLKH